From Diospyros lotus cultivar Yz01 chromosome 4, ASM1463336v1, whole genome shotgun sequence, a single genomic window includes:
- the LOC127799457 gene encoding protein BLISTER isoform X2 — MASAQVLPNSGASARKQGHLEAGKRRLEEFRKKKAADRAKKAASTSQNTANDLHEKQSLDIEHVRIADSSGAGTSDGMGESEATEFAQTSDICSSDAHASPPLPTDHYNSFSAETMQLSAVDKKINRYDELRSSGTVNVNHLPQPLEKNDDNSISARTFATHTYGLVSDQSDASHLQVSLEINGNSGQSNHYGLQEARSKDNGSLLKEFTISSPATSHVTVANLSSEYSGGIPLQNKFAYSSPLTSGLTSLYDDFNRPSTKMTGSSFEVGQNIHAIPESSNTMISDIGQRKYGNSLDHFPSGNSTSLWLPESQSASSFVSRSSSSHAPLYPAVAETNTRRSRPSFLDSMSVPRVPLTDLGRVESSASETSFTNPETSQPFSKLMALKEANAFEPSVTSSVFAGNGNDAYRHTFRENSVERKHDYYSQKQDEDFAALEQHIEDLTQEKFSLQRALEASRTLAESLAVENSSLTDSYNQQGSVVNQLKSDMEKLREEIKSQLAELESVKVECANAQLECNAADERAKLLASEVIGLEEKALRLRSSELKLERQLENSQAEVSSLKKKSSSLEKERQDLQSTISALQEEKKLLQAKIRKASGNGKVLDVSKSLTNKKDVSTSTQDLDSTDDVPNLEMHSDAPLLHSDVSISSMLTDNREFNLQVSSSDIPPDQMRMIQNINTLISELALEKEELMQALLDVSSESSKLKEWNNELSRKLEAQTQRLELLTAQSMATGNVPTRPPDSRSIHDNTPYADEGDEVVERVLGWIMKLFPGGPARRRTSKLL, encoded by the exons ATGGCGTCGGCTCAGGTTTTGCCAAATTCGGGCGCTTCGGCGAGGAAGCAAGGGCATCTGGAAGCTGGAAAGCGACGG CTTGAAGAGTTCCGTAAGAAGAAAGCTGCTGATCGAGCTAAGAAGGCTGCATCTACAAGCCAAAATACTGCTAATGATCTGCATGAGAAGCAATCTTTAGATATTGAACATGTAAGGATTGCAGATTCTAGTGGAGCTGGAACATCTGACGGAATGGGCGAAAGCGAAGCAACTGAGTTTGCCCAGACCAGTGATATATGTTCTAGTGATGCCCATGCTAGTCCACCCTTGCCAACAGACCATTATAATtcattttctgcagaaacaatGCAGCTATCTGCTgtggataaaaaaattaataggtaTGATGAGTTACGTTCTTCTGGAACTGTAAATGTGAATCATCTCCCTCAACCATTGGAGAAGAATGATGACAACAGCATTTCTGCCAGAACCTTTGCAACACATACATATGGGCTTGTATCTGACCAATCTGATGCTTCTCATCTTCAAGTCAGCCTGGAAATTAATGGCAATTCAGGTCAATCTAATCATTATGGTTTGCAGGAAGCTCGTTCAAAAGATAATGGTAGTCTTTTGAAGGAGTTCACAATTTCAAGTCCTGCTACTTCTCATGTTACAGTTGCTAATTTATCTTCTGAGTATTCTGGTGGTATTCCACTGCAAAACAAGTTTGCTTATTCCAGCCCACTGACTAGTGGTCTGACATCCTTGTATGATG ATTTTAATCGCCCATCCACCAAAATGACAGGGTCTTCTTTTGAAGTTGGACAAAACATACATGCCATTCCAGAATCCAGTAATACCATGATTTCTGATATTGGGCAAAGAAAGTATGGTAACTCTCTTGATCATTTTCCTAGTGGAAACAGCACATCATTATGGCTGCCTGAATCTCAATCTGCTTCCAGTTTTGTTAGCAGAAGTTCATCTAGTCATGCCCCACTTTATCCAGCTGTAGCTGAAACAAACACTAGGAGATCCCGTCCATCTTTCCTTGATTCTATGAGTGTTCCAAGAGTTCCACTTACTGATTTAGGGAGAGTTGAATCATCTGCTTCTGAGACGTCATTTACTAATCCTGAAACATCTCAACCTTTTTCCAAGTTGATGGCTCTGAAGGAAGCTAATGCTTTTGAACCTTCTGTGACCTCATCAGTATTTGCTGGAAACGGGAATGATGCATATAGGCATACATTCAGGGAGAACAGTGTGGAGAGGAAGCACGACTATTATTCTCAAAAACAGGATGAAGACTTTGCTGCTTTGGAACAG CATATTGAAGATTTGACACAAGAAAAGTTCTCCTTGCAACGAGCTCTTGAGGCATCACGAACTTTAGCAGAGTCTTTAGCTGTCGAAAATTCCTCATTGACTGACAGTTACAATCAACAG GGAAGTGTTGTGAACCAACTAAAATCTGACATGGAGAAGTTACGGGAGGAAATCAAGTCCCAACTA GCAGAACTTGAGTCAGTAAAAGTTGAATGTGCAAATGCTCAACTAGAATGTAATGCAGCTGATGAGCGTGCCAAGTTGTTGGCTTCTGAAGTTATTGGCTTAGAAGAGAAG GCGCTCAGACTGAGGTCTAGTGAGCTAAAACTGGAGAGGCAATTGGAGAACTCACAAGCAGAAGTTTCTTCCTTAAA AAAGAAGTCGTCAAGCCTTGAGAAAGAGCGGCAAGATTTGCAATCAACTATTAGTGCTCTCCAGGAAG AAAAAAAGCTTTTGCAAGCTAAGATACGTAAAGCTTCTGGAAATGGAAAGGTACTTGATGTTAGCAAGAGCCTCACTAATAAAAAGGATGTGTCGACTTCTACACAGGATTTAG ATTCTACAGATGATGTTCCAAACCTGGAAATGCACAGTGATGCGCCTCTTCTTCATAGTGATGTTTCCATTTCCTCCATGCTTACTGATAATAGAGAGTTCAATCTTCAAGTTTCATCTTCAGATATTCCACCTGATCAGATGAGgatgattcaaaatattaacaCCTTAATTTCCGAG CTAGCATTGGAGAAAGAAGAATTGATGCAAGCATTATTGGATGTATCATCTGAAAGTTCCAAGCTTAAG GAATGGAACAATGAATTATCCCGAAAGTTGGAAGCTCAGACACAAAGATTAGAACTTTTGACTGCTCAAAGTATGGCAACTGGAAATGTTCCAACTAGGCCACCTGATTCTCGCAGCATTCATGACAACACTCCGTATGCAGATGAAGGCGATGAG GTGGTGGAGAGGGTACTGGGTTGGATAATGAAGCTCTTTCCAGGAGGACCCGCAAGGAGGAGGACGAGCAAGCTtctttga
- the LOC127799457 gene encoding protein BLISTER isoform X1, giving the protein MASAQVLPNSGASARKQGHLEAGKRRLEEFRKKKAADRAKKAASTSQNTANDLHEKQSLDIEHVRIADSSGAGTSDGMGESEATEFAQTSDICSSDAHASPPLPTDHYNSFSAETMQLSAVDKKINRYDELRSSGTVNVNHLPQPLEKNDDNSISARTFATHTYGLVSDQSDASHLQVSLEINGNSGQSNHYGLQEARSKDNGSLLKEFTISSPATSHVTVANLSSEYSGGIPLQNKFAYSSPLTSGLTSLYDDFNRPSTKMTGSSFEVGQNIHAIPESSNTMISDIGQRKYGNSLDHFPSGNSTSLWLPESQSASSFVSRSSSSHAPLYPAVAETNTRRSRPSFLDSMSVPRVPLTDLGRVESSASETSFTNPETSQPFSKLMALKEANAFEPSVTSSVFAGNGNDAYRHTFRENSVERKHDYYSQKQDEDFAALEQHIEDLTQEKFSLQRALEASRTLAESLAVENSSLTDSYNQQGSVVNQLKSDMEKLREEIKSQLAELESVKVECANAQLECNAADERAKLLASEVIGLEEKALRLRSSELKLERQLENSQAEVSSLKKKSSSLEKERQDLQSTISALQEEKKLLQAKIRKASGNGKVLDVSKSLTNKKDVSTSTQDLVNEGNADSTDDVPNLEMHSDAPLLHSDVSISSMLTDNREFNLQVSSSDIPPDQMRMIQNINTLISELALEKEELMQALLDVSSESSKLKEWNNELSRKLEAQTQRLELLTAQSMATGNVPTRPPDSRSIHDNTPYADEGDEVVERVLGWIMKLFPGGPARRRTSKLL; this is encoded by the exons ATGGCGTCGGCTCAGGTTTTGCCAAATTCGGGCGCTTCGGCGAGGAAGCAAGGGCATCTGGAAGCTGGAAAGCGACGG CTTGAAGAGTTCCGTAAGAAGAAAGCTGCTGATCGAGCTAAGAAGGCTGCATCTACAAGCCAAAATACTGCTAATGATCTGCATGAGAAGCAATCTTTAGATATTGAACATGTAAGGATTGCAGATTCTAGTGGAGCTGGAACATCTGACGGAATGGGCGAAAGCGAAGCAACTGAGTTTGCCCAGACCAGTGATATATGTTCTAGTGATGCCCATGCTAGTCCACCCTTGCCAACAGACCATTATAATtcattttctgcagaaacaatGCAGCTATCTGCTgtggataaaaaaattaataggtaTGATGAGTTACGTTCTTCTGGAACTGTAAATGTGAATCATCTCCCTCAACCATTGGAGAAGAATGATGACAACAGCATTTCTGCCAGAACCTTTGCAACACATACATATGGGCTTGTATCTGACCAATCTGATGCTTCTCATCTTCAAGTCAGCCTGGAAATTAATGGCAATTCAGGTCAATCTAATCATTATGGTTTGCAGGAAGCTCGTTCAAAAGATAATGGTAGTCTTTTGAAGGAGTTCACAATTTCAAGTCCTGCTACTTCTCATGTTACAGTTGCTAATTTATCTTCTGAGTATTCTGGTGGTATTCCACTGCAAAACAAGTTTGCTTATTCCAGCCCACTGACTAGTGGTCTGACATCCTTGTATGATG ATTTTAATCGCCCATCCACCAAAATGACAGGGTCTTCTTTTGAAGTTGGACAAAACATACATGCCATTCCAGAATCCAGTAATACCATGATTTCTGATATTGGGCAAAGAAAGTATGGTAACTCTCTTGATCATTTTCCTAGTGGAAACAGCACATCATTATGGCTGCCTGAATCTCAATCTGCTTCCAGTTTTGTTAGCAGAAGTTCATCTAGTCATGCCCCACTTTATCCAGCTGTAGCTGAAACAAACACTAGGAGATCCCGTCCATCTTTCCTTGATTCTATGAGTGTTCCAAGAGTTCCACTTACTGATTTAGGGAGAGTTGAATCATCTGCTTCTGAGACGTCATTTACTAATCCTGAAACATCTCAACCTTTTTCCAAGTTGATGGCTCTGAAGGAAGCTAATGCTTTTGAACCTTCTGTGACCTCATCAGTATTTGCTGGAAACGGGAATGATGCATATAGGCATACATTCAGGGAGAACAGTGTGGAGAGGAAGCACGACTATTATTCTCAAAAACAGGATGAAGACTTTGCTGCTTTGGAACAG CATATTGAAGATTTGACACAAGAAAAGTTCTCCTTGCAACGAGCTCTTGAGGCATCACGAACTTTAGCAGAGTCTTTAGCTGTCGAAAATTCCTCATTGACTGACAGTTACAATCAACAG GGAAGTGTTGTGAACCAACTAAAATCTGACATGGAGAAGTTACGGGAGGAAATCAAGTCCCAACTA GCAGAACTTGAGTCAGTAAAAGTTGAATGTGCAAATGCTCAACTAGAATGTAATGCAGCTGATGAGCGTGCCAAGTTGTTGGCTTCTGAAGTTATTGGCTTAGAAGAGAAG GCGCTCAGACTGAGGTCTAGTGAGCTAAAACTGGAGAGGCAATTGGAGAACTCACAAGCAGAAGTTTCTTCCTTAAA AAAGAAGTCGTCAAGCCTTGAGAAAGAGCGGCAAGATTTGCAATCAACTATTAGTGCTCTCCAGGAAG AAAAAAAGCTTTTGCAAGCTAAGATACGTAAAGCTTCTGGAAATGGAAAGGTACTTGATGTTAGCAAGAGCCTCACTAATAAAAAGGATGTGTCGACTTCTACACAGGATTTAG TCAATGAGGGCAATGCAGATTCTACAGATGATGTTCCAAACCTGGAAATGCACAGTGATGCGCCTCTTCTTCATAGTGATGTTTCCATTTCCTCCATGCTTACTGATAATAGAGAGTTCAATCTTCAAGTTTCATCTTCAGATATTCCACCTGATCAGATGAGgatgattcaaaatattaacaCCTTAATTTCCGAG CTAGCATTGGAGAAAGAAGAATTGATGCAAGCATTATTGGATGTATCATCTGAAAGTTCCAAGCTTAAG GAATGGAACAATGAATTATCCCGAAAGTTGGAAGCTCAGACACAAAGATTAGAACTTTTGACTGCTCAAAGTATGGCAACTGGAAATGTTCCAACTAGGCCACCTGATTCTCGCAGCATTCATGACAACACTCCGTATGCAGATGAAGGCGATGAG GTGGTGGAGAGGGTACTGGGTTGGATAATGAAGCTCTTTCCAGGAGGACCCGCAAGGAGGAGGACGAGCAAGCTtctttga
- the LOC127799457 gene encoding protein BLISTER isoform X3 produces MASAQVLPNSGASARKQGHLEAGKRRLEEFRKKKAADRAKKAASTSQNTANDLHEKQSLDIEHVRIADSSGAGTSDGMGESEATEFAQTSDICSSDAHASPPLPTDHYNSFSAETMQLSAVDKKINRYDELRSSGTVNVNHLPQPLEKNDDNSISARTFATHTYGLVSDQSDASHLQVSLEINGNSGQSNHYGLQEARSKDNGSLLKEFTISSPATSHVTVANLSSEYSGGIPLQNKFAYSSPLTSGLTSLYDDFNRPSTKMTGSSFEVGQNIHAIPESSNTMISDIGQRNFVSRSSSSHAPLYPAVAETNTRRSRPSFLDSMSVPRVPLTDLGRVESSASETSFTNPETSQPFSKLMALKEANAFEPSVTSSVFAGNGNDAYRHTFRENSVERKHDYYSQKQDEDFAALEQHIEDLTQEKFSLQRALEASRTLAESLAVENSSLTDSYNQQGSVVNQLKSDMEKLREEIKSQLAELESVKVECANAQLECNAADERAKLLASEVIGLEEKALRLRSSELKLERQLENSQAEVSSLKKKSSSLEKERQDLQSTISALQEEKKLLQAKIRKASGNGKVLDVSKSLTNKKDVSTSTQDLVNEGNADSTDDVPNLEMHSDAPLLHSDVSISSMLTDNREFNLQVSSSDIPPDQMRMIQNINTLISELALEKEELMQALLDVSSESSKLKEWNNELSRKLEAQTQRLELLTAQSMATGNVPTRPPDSRSIHDNTPYADEGDEVVERVLGWIMKLFPGGPARRRTSKLL; encoded by the exons ATGGCGTCGGCTCAGGTTTTGCCAAATTCGGGCGCTTCGGCGAGGAAGCAAGGGCATCTGGAAGCTGGAAAGCGACGG CTTGAAGAGTTCCGTAAGAAGAAAGCTGCTGATCGAGCTAAGAAGGCTGCATCTACAAGCCAAAATACTGCTAATGATCTGCATGAGAAGCAATCTTTAGATATTGAACATGTAAGGATTGCAGATTCTAGTGGAGCTGGAACATCTGACGGAATGGGCGAAAGCGAAGCAACTGAGTTTGCCCAGACCAGTGATATATGTTCTAGTGATGCCCATGCTAGTCCACCCTTGCCAACAGACCATTATAATtcattttctgcagaaacaatGCAGCTATCTGCTgtggataaaaaaattaataggtaTGATGAGTTACGTTCTTCTGGAACTGTAAATGTGAATCATCTCCCTCAACCATTGGAGAAGAATGATGACAACAGCATTTCTGCCAGAACCTTTGCAACACATACATATGGGCTTGTATCTGACCAATCTGATGCTTCTCATCTTCAAGTCAGCCTGGAAATTAATGGCAATTCAGGTCAATCTAATCATTATGGTTTGCAGGAAGCTCGTTCAAAAGATAATGGTAGTCTTTTGAAGGAGTTCACAATTTCAAGTCCTGCTACTTCTCATGTTACAGTTGCTAATTTATCTTCTGAGTATTCTGGTGGTATTCCACTGCAAAACAAGTTTGCTTATTCCAGCCCACTGACTAGTGGTCTGACATCCTTGTATGATG ATTTTAATCGCCCATCCACCAAAATGACAGGGTCTTCTTTTGAAGTTGGACAAAACATACATGCCATTCCAGAATCCAGTAATACCATGATTTCTGATATTGGGCAAAGAAA TTTTGTTAGCAGAAGTTCATCTAGTCATGCCCCACTTTATCCAGCTGTAGCTGAAACAAACACTAGGAGATCCCGTCCATCTTTCCTTGATTCTATGAGTGTTCCAAGAGTTCCACTTACTGATTTAGGGAGAGTTGAATCATCTGCTTCTGAGACGTCATTTACTAATCCTGAAACATCTCAACCTTTTTCCAAGTTGATGGCTCTGAAGGAAGCTAATGCTTTTGAACCTTCTGTGACCTCATCAGTATTTGCTGGAAACGGGAATGATGCATATAGGCATACATTCAGGGAGAACAGTGTGGAGAGGAAGCACGACTATTATTCTCAAAAACAGGATGAAGACTTTGCTGCTTTGGAACAG CATATTGAAGATTTGACACAAGAAAAGTTCTCCTTGCAACGAGCTCTTGAGGCATCACGAACTTTAGCAGAGTCTTTAGCTGTCGAAAATTCCTCATTGACTGACAGTTACAATCAACAG GGAAGTGTTGTGAACCAACTAAAATCTGACATGGAGAAGTTACGGGAGGAAATCAAGTCCCAACTA GCAGAACTTGAGTCAGTAAAAGTTGAATGTGCAAATGCTCAACTAGAATGTAATGCAGCTGATGAGCGTGCCAAGTTGTTGGCTTCTGAAGTTATTGGCTTAGAAGAGAAG GCGCTCAGACTGAGGTCTAGTGAGCTAAAACTGGAGAGGCAATTGGAGAACTCACAAGCAGAAGTTTCTTCCTTAAA AAAGAAGTCGTCAAGCCTTGAGAAAGAGCGGCAAGATTTGCAATCAACTATTAGTGCTCTCCAGGAAG AAAAAAAGCTTTTGCAAGCTAAGATACGTAAAGCTTCTGGAAATGGAAAGGTACTTGATGTTAGCAAGAGCCTCACTAATAAAAAGGATGTGTCGACTTCTACACAGGATTTAG TCAATGAGGGCAATGCAGATTCTACAGATGATGTTCCAAACCTGGAAATGCACAGTGATGCGCCTCTTCTTCATAGTGATGTTTCCATTTCCTCCATGCTTACTGATAATAGAGAGTTCAATCTTCAAGTTTCATCTTCAGATATTCCACCTGATCAGATGAGgatgattcaaaatattaacaCCTTAATTTCCGAG CTAGCATTGGAGAAAGAAGAATTGATGCAAGCATTATTGGATGTATCATCTGAAAGTTCCAAGCTTAAG GAATGGAACAATGAATTATCCCGAAAGTTGGAAGCTCAGACACAAAGATTAGAACTTTTGACTGCTCAAAGTATGGCAACTGGAAATGTTCCAACTAGGCCACCTGATTCTCGCAGCATTCATGACAACACTCCGTATGCAGATGAAGGCGATGAG GTGGTGGAGAGGGTACTGGGTTGGATAATGAAGCTCTTTCCAGGAGGACCCGCAAGGAGGAGGACGAGCAAGCTtctttga